The window GAACTCGGAGTTGCCGCCGAGCATGATGTCGGTGCCGCGACCGGCCATGTTCGTCGCGACGGTCACGGCGCCGAGGCGACCGGCCTGGGCGACGATCGCCGCTTCACGCGCGTGGTTCTTCGCGTTGAGGACCTCGTGCTTCACGCCCTTCTTGGCGAGGAGCTTCGACAGGTACTCGGACTTCTCGACGCTCGTGGTGCCGACGAGGACGGGCTGGCCCTGCTCGTGGCGCTCGGCGATGTCCTCGGCGACCTGCTCGAACTTCGACTTCTCGTTCTTGTAGACCAGGTCGGTCTGGTCGATGCGCTGCATCGGCTTGTTCGTCGGGATCGGGACCACGCCGAGCTTGTAGGTCGACATGAACTCGGCCGCTTCGGTCTCGGCGGTACCGGTCATGCCGGAGAGCTTCTGGTAGAGCCGGAAGTAGTTCTGCAGCGTGACCGTGGCGAGGGTCTGGTTCTCCGCCTTGACCTCGACGCCCTCCTTCGCCTCGATCGCCTGGTGGATGCCCTCGTTGTAGCGACGGCCCATCAGGATGCGGCCGGTGTGCTCGTCGACGATGAGCACCTCGCCGTTCATCACGACGTAGTCCTTGTCGCGCTTGAACAGGGCGACGGCCTTGATGGAGTTGTTCAGGAACGAGATGAGCGGGGTGTTCGCCGACTCGTACAGGTTGTCGATGCCGAGGTAGTCCTCGACCTTCTCGATGCCGGGCTCGAGCACACCGACGGTGCGCTTCTTCTCGTCGACCTCGTAGTCCTCGCCCGGGGTCAGGCGCTTCGCGATCGAGGCGAACTCGGTGAACCACCGGTTGGCCTCGCCCGAGGACGGGCCGGAGATGATGAGCGGGGTGCGGGCCTCGTCGATGAGGATCGAGTCGACCTCGTCCACGACGGCGAAGAAGTGGCCACGCTGCACCATGTCGGAGGCCTGCCACGCCATGTTGTCGCGCAGGTAGTCGAAGCCGAACTCGTTGTTCGTGCCGTAGGTGATGTCCGCGGCGTACTGCTCGCGGCGCTCGGCCGGCGTCTGGTTGGCGATGATGCAGCCGGTCGTCATGCCGAGGGCGCGGAAGACGCGGCCCATGATCTCGGACTGGTACGACGCCAGGTAGTCGTTGACCGTGATGACGTGCACGCCGCGCGACGGGATGGCGTTGAGGTAGGCCGCCGTGGTCGCGACGAGGGTCTTGCCCTCACCGGTCTTCATCTCGGCGATGTTGCCGAGGTGCAGGGCCGCGCCGCCCATGAGCTGCACGTCGAAGTGCCGCATGCCGAGGGTGCGCTTCGCTGCTTCCCGCACGGCGGCGAACGCCTCGGGCAGCAGGTCGTCGAGGGTCTCGCCGTTGGCGTACCGCTCGCGCAGCTCCTTCGTCTCGTCCTGGAGTTCCTCGTCGGTGAGGCTCGAGAAGTCGTCCTCGAGGTCGTTGATCGCCGAGGCGTACGCCTTCAGCCGGCGGACGGTGCGTCCTTCGCCGATGCGGAGGACCTTCTCCAGCACGTTTGCCACGTGAGCTCCTTACGGGGTCGTCGTGCGCGACCTGCGCGCCCGATCGACCAGTCATGCTAGCAACCCACCGGTGCCGTGCGCTGTGAGGGACGTCGGTGTGGGAACAGCGGTGTGCGCGGCCCGCGAACGGGCCGCGCACACCGGGTCGGACGAGGTCCGCGGCGATCGCGTCAGGCGAGCGCGGCGGCCGGCTCGGCGTCCGCCGACGCCGTGGCGCCGGTCTGGTCGTCGATGCCGATCACGCCGTAGTCCCAGCCCTTGCGCCGGTAGACGACGCTCGGGCGGTGGGTCTCGGCGTCGACGAACAGGTAGAAGTCGTGCCCGACGAGCTCCATGAAGTACAGGGCGTCGTCGACCGTCATCGGGGCGGCCTCGAACACCTTGTGCCGGATGACCACGGGGCTGTAGACCTCGGTGTCGTCCTCCTCCGTCGTCTGCTCGTCGACGACGGGGACCGCGCCGGTGGCGACGTCCTCGATGAGTCGGCCGTCGGCGGGGACCACCCCCATGCCGTCGAAGGCGGTGCCGGCGGCCTCGGCCACCGACGTCGGGCGGTGACGACCGCGGTGCACCTTGCGCCGGTCGCGGGCACGGCGCAGGCGTTCCATGATGCGGGCGAAGGCGAGGTCGAAGGCGGCGTACTTGTCGGACGCCGCGGACTCCGCCCGTACGAGGGGCCCGGGACCGATGAGCGTGAGCTCGATGCGGTCCTCGCCCTGGCTGCCGCCGGACTTCTCGTGGTGGCGGCTGATGCGCACCTCGAAGGCGAGCGCACGGTCAGCGAGCACGTCGATCTTCTCGGACTTCTGTTCGACGTAGGTGCGGAATCGGTCGGTGACCCCGACGTTCCGGCCTGTGATCGTCACGTCCATGTCGCGGCTCCCATCGAGCTTCGGCGCGTCGCCTCCATCCGGCGAACCCGAACGCCTTGTCGTGAGGCTAGACCCGCGGCTGGTCCGGCGTCACGGTGCGGTGGCGAGTCCGCCGGACACTCACCGGACGCACAGTGGTCACCCGGTGTTCACCGAGGCGTCAGTCCTCGACGCTCGCGACGGCGACGCACCGGACGACCCGACCCCCCGCGGCTCGCACCGCGCGGACGCCCTCGGCCATCGTGACGCCGGTCGTCACGACGTCGTCCACCAGCACGACGTCCCGCCCCTCGACCCCGTGGGCCCGCAGCGTGCCGACGGTCGCCGCGACCCGCTCGATCGCCGTCCGTTCCTTCTGGCCCGGGCCACCGTCCGCAGGTCCGCCCCGTCCCCGCACCCGCCGGAGTCGCCCGGTGCCGCGGACGCCGCCGCGGGCGAGCAGCAGCACCACGGGGTCGAACCCGCGCCGCCGTGCCCCGGCCCGCGACGGCGGCACCCGCAGCACCACCGTGCCGGCAGGGGCCTCGGCGAGCGCCGCGCGGACGAGCGTGCCGAACCGACCGCCGAGTGGACGTGCCACGTCGACCCGGCTCCGGAGCTTCAGCTCGAGGAGCAGCGTGCGGACGAGCCCCTCGTACTCGAACGCGGCGTCGAGCCGGACCCCCGCGACGAGGCGCACCCGTCGCGGGCGTGCGGCCAGGACGGCACGGCAGGCCCGGCAGAGCGCACGGTCCGGGCGTCCGCAGCCCAGGCACTCCACGGGCAGGAACAGGCCGAGCACCGCGAGCGCCGCGTCACGCCACGGCGTGAGCCGGTCCGCGGCGGGCGGGTCCGCGGCGGGCGGATCCGCGGCGGGCGGATCCGCGGCGGGCTGGTCCTCGGTGCGCATGCGACGAGTGTGATGGCGACCGGACGGCGGGCGCGGGCCGGCGGTGCGGACGGTGGACGGGCCTCCCGGCCGGGGTGGGTGTGGAGGGGAGACCGCGTCGTCAGCGCTGGACGCCGAGCACGTCGGCGGTGACGCCGGTCGTGTCCCAGCCGCCGCCGGTGGACTGCAGCACCGACCCGCTCGACATCCGGAGGAGCAGTGCACCGCCGCTCCCACCGCTGATCGACGTCGCGCGGCCGTCCGGCTTCGGCAGGGTGCTCGACTGTCCGCCGATGGTGGTCCGCACCACGTTCGGCCCGGCCGTGGTCTGCCCGACCGAGGCCACGTCGGTGTCGTTCACCCACGTCGCCCCCACCGCGTCGCCGGTGGCCGCCTGCACGCGGACGGCTGCACCGAACGACGTCGGGGACCGGTCGGACCCGCGGATGACCGCCATGACGTACAGGCCGGGGCCGTCGGCGGTCTGGATCAGGGCGAGTGCCCGGGTGGAGTCGCGGGACACCTGGAACGACACGAGCTCGCCGCGCGGCAACGACGTCGCGACCTGGTGCGGGTCGCCGCCGAGGCCGTACGCGGTGATCCGGCGGGTGTTCGACGACTGGCCGACCCAGACGAACCCGAGGTCGTCGATCGAGGGGGCGACCAGGTCCTCGCGCGCGTCGACGCGCAGGTGGTCGTCGCCGCGCACGACGACGACGCCGTCACGGTTGCCGACGGCGGCCGTGGTGCCGGAGGCGGACAACGCGATCGACGTCGGGTCGAGGTCGGCCACGGTGTCGCCGACGCCGCCGCCGAGCTTCGCGACCTTGCCGGTGCCCGTGGCCGCGTAGCCGACGACGCCGTCCTCGTCGACGAGGGGCCGGGGGTCGACGTCCGGGTTCTGCTGCGCGTTCGCCCCGCTCGAGTCGGGGACGGACAGGCTCGCGCCCTCGATGGTCATCGACACCGACGAGATCGTGGCGACGGAGGCGAGCGACTTGCTCAGCTGCTCGCGCATCCGGACGCGGTCGACGGTACTGGCGCCCAGGGCATCGCTGGACAGGTCGACGAGCGCGGTGCCGCTGTCGATCGTGACGGCGTTCAGGGAGAGCTGGGTGCCCTCCGGGAACGACGAGACCACGGCGCCCTTCAGCCAGTCGGCGGGGCCGGCGAGCAGCGCGCTGGCGATGCGGGTGCTCGTGGAGGAACGGGCGAGGAACCAGCGCTCGTCGGGCACGAGGAACCGGAACGTCGGGTCGTAGAAGTACAGGGCGTGCTGCTGGAAGACCGAGTCGAAGCTGACCGGGGACAGGATGATGCCGTCCGGCGCGTAGGCGATGCGCCACTCGCCGTCCTCGCGGGTGAACTGGAACGTCAGCGTGGACGAGGTCGGGCGGACCGCCTGCGTGTACTCCCCCTCGGAGTCGACGGTGGCGCTCGCGGTGAGCGTGTACGTCAGCTCGCGGTCGTCGGCGCGTTCGACGGTGCCGCTGCCGTCGCGGATCGTGACGCCCTGACGCGGGTTCCACTGCTGCGAGAAGTCCGAGGCCAGGAACTGCCGGGCGATCGCGTAGTTGTCCTGCGCGCCGGTCGCCGCCGCGATGAACCCGCGCAGGATCGCCGTCTGGTCGGAGCCGGTGATCGGCTTGTCCGGCCGGAAGTCGACGCCGGAGAGCGACTCGTCCTTGATCGTCTGCCCGGTGCGGACGGCGCCGTCGACGGGGATGGCGGCGCAGGCGGTGAGCGCCAGCACGCCGACGGCGGCCAGTGCCGCGGCGACGACGTGCCGGAGGCGGGGACGGAGACGGGGGCGCATCAGGACTCCTCTCGCACGGCGCGGGGGCCGTCGTACGACTCGTCGAGCTCGGGCAGCGGGATCGCCGACGTCGCGGCGGTGCCCTGTTCGTTGCGGGGCAGGGTGAGCACGAACGTCGACCCGTGGCCGGGGCGGGACCACACGTCGATCCGACCACCGTGCAGCTTCGCGTCGCCCAGGCTGATCGCGAGCCCGAGACCGGTGCCGCCGATGGTGCGCTTGCGGCTCGGGTCGGCCCGCCAGAACCGGTCGAACACCCGGGCGGCGTCCTCCGGCGGCATGCCGACGCCCTGGTCGCGCACGGCGATGGCGACCGTGCGGGCGTCGCTGTCGACGACGACCTGGACGGGCTTGGCGTCACCGTGCTCGATCGCGTTGCCGACCAGGTTGCGCAGGATGCGGCGGACCCGCTTGGCGTCGAGTCGCATCGTGGTGTGGCCGCCCGGGGTGGCGAGCTGCAGGTCGATGCCGGCCCGTTCGGCGAGGGGGCGGAACTCCTCGACGATGTCCGCGGCGAGCGCCGCGGGCACCGACGGCTCGGTGTCGAGCTGGACGGCCTGGGCGTCGTAGCGGGAGATCTCGAGCAGGTCGGCGAGCAGCAACTCGAACCGTTCCACCTGCGCGTGCAGGAGTTCGGCCGAGCGACCGACCGACGGCTCGAACGCGTGCCGCGAGTCGAAGAGCATGTCGCCGGCGAGCCGGATCGTGGTGAGCGGGGTGCGCAGCTCGTGGGACACGTCGGACACGAAGCGCTGCTGCACGCGGGAGAGCTCGGCGAGCTGTGTGATCTGTCGGCTGACCGCCTCAGCCATGCCGTTGAAGCTGCGCGCGAGGGTCGCCAGGTCGTCCTGGCCGCGCACCGGGATGCGTTCGTCCAGACGGCCGGCGGCGATCTTGCGGCTCGTCTCCGCTGCCTCGCGGATCGGGACCACGACCAGCCGGACGACGAGCGAGGTCACCAGGGCGATGAGCACCATGAGCGCGACGCCGCCGATCGAGAGCGTCTGCGACACGAAGTCCAGGGTCTGCTGCGCGTCGGACAGGTCGTAGACCAGGTACAGCTCGTACTGGCCGGCGCTCGGGATCTGCAGCGTGGAGCCGACGGCCAGCCCGGGGACGCGGCGGCCGTCGTCGTCGAGCTGCACGGGCTGCAGACTGAGCTTGCCGGTGTTCGCGCCGACCTCCTTGCGCAGGGCGTCGGTGATCACGGCGTCCGGGAAGTCCTGGCTCGCGATGGTCTGCAGCGTCTGCGGCGTGGACTGGTCCGGGCTCCGCTCGATCGCGATGCTCGTGCCGCCGGGGCTGGTCGTGTTCGACAGGATCGCCTGCTGCGCCTCGTTCTGCAGCGTCTCGAGCTCGGACTGGTTGTTGTCCTCGGCAGCGGTGGCGGCGTCGAAGATCCCCTGCGCGACGATGGTCGCCCGGGCCGACTCCGACTCGATCTGGTCGCGGCGCTGCGAGTAGACGTTCGTCGAGATGCTCACCATGACGGCGGTGCCGATGATCCCGACGGCCAGTCCGGTCGTCATCACGGTGATGGCGACCGAGCGGAACATCAGGGACCGTCGCCACACGTACGCGACGGGCCGCCAGCCACGACGGACCCAGCGCCGCATCCGTCGCCGACCGCGGCCGACCACGCCGATCGACACGGTGGCCGCGCCGGGGGCGGCACCGGATGCCGTGCCGGGACCGGTGCCGGCGGGCGGGGCGGGCGGCACGGTGGTCAGGCTCCTCCGGCGCGGTACCCGACGCCGCGGACCGTGGTGACGGTCTTCGGGTTGTCGGGGTCGTGCTCGATCTTCGCGCGCAGGCGCTGCACGTGCACGTTCACCAGGCGGGTGTCGGCCTTGTAGTGGTAGCCCCAGACCTGCTCGAGGAGCATCTCGCGGGTGAAGACCTGGTTCGGCTTCTCGGCGAGCGCGCGGAGCAGGTCGAACTCGAGCGGGGTGAGCGCGATGACCGTGTCGCCGCGGCGCACCTCGTGCCCGGCGACGTCGACGGTCACGTCGCCGACGTGCAGCACCGTGGCGTCGGTGGCGCTCGGTCGGAGCCGGGTGCGGATGCGGGCGACGAGCTCCTTGGGGTTGAACGGCTTGACGACGTAGTCGTCGGCACCGTTCTCGAGGCCGAGGACGACGTCGGCGGTGTCGCTCTTGGCGGTGAGCATGATGATCGGCGTGCCGCTCTCGGCGCGGATGCGCTTGCAGACCTCGATGCCGTCGATGCCCGGGAGCATCACGTCGAGCAGGACGAGGTCGGGCTTCGTGCTGTGGAACGCGTCGACGGCGTCGTTGCCGTCGGCGCTGAACTCGGGTTCGTAGCCCTCCGAGCGGAGGACGATGCCGATCATCTCGGCGAGGGCCTGGTCGTCGTCGACGACGAGGATGCGCGGTGTCATGTGATGTGGACTCCGTGTGGCGTGCGGGTGGTGCCGGGTCGGCACGTGTCCCCACACGATAGCCGAGGCCCCGTCACGCGGCGTTTTCCGCCAGGATGGACGTGGACCGCGCGTCGCAGCGCGGACCGACACGACGAAGGGGGCCGAGGTCATGTCCGATTGGCAGACGCCGGGCGGTGGACGGCAGGGTGCGGGACAGCAGGGTCCGTGGCAGGGGTACGAGCAGCCGGGAGGCCCGCCCCACTCCTCCGCGCCACGACCGCCCGCCCCGGGGCCGGGTCGACCGCCCGGCGACCGACAGCCGTCCGGCTCGCGTCCGGTGATCCCCCTCCGCCCGCTCGGGCTGGGTGACGTCCTCAGCGGCGCGTTCACGGTCTTCCGCAGGAACGCCCGCGTCCTGCTGCTCTGGAGCGTGCTGCTCAGCGGCGTGCTCGGGCTGCTCTCCACCCTCGTCAGCACCTTCGGCCAGCAGGCGCTGCAGTCGCGGATGATGACCGCGTTCGACGGCAACGGTGGTGGCGACACGATCGTCGCGGGCTCGGTGACGCTGTGGATCCTGCTGACGATCGGCCTGCCGTTCCTGGCGTACCTCGGGCGCGGGTTCCTCGTCGCCCCCGTCGCCGCGGACACCGGACAGCGCGTGCTCGGCCGCCGTGCGACGTTCCGGGGCCTCTGGGCGTTGCTCGCCGGGCGGCGGTGGCCGGTCGTCGGGTGGATGTTCGTGCAGATCGGCGCGGGTCTCGTCGTCGGCATCGTCGTCGTGGTGGTCTTCGTCGCGTTCTTCGCGGCGCTCGGCGCCGGGGACGCCAGCGCCGGGTGGTTCGTGCTCGCCGTCTTCCTGATGGTCCTCGGCCTCGGCGTGGTCCTGACCTGGCTCGGCATCCGCTTCGCCTTCACGGTGCCGACCATCGCGCTCGAGGGCCGACCGGTGTTCGCCGCCGCCGCGCAGTCGTGGCGGCTGACCCGCGGTGCGTTCTGGCGGACCTTCGGCATCCTCCTGCTCGTGCAGGTCATGTTCGGCGTCGCGGCGTCGATCGCCTCGGCGCCGCTCACCATCGGGGCCGTGCTCGTCGGCGGGGTGTTCGACCCGCTCGGGCAGACCGACGCGTCATCGGGGATCGGTGGCGGCGCCCTCGTCCTGATCGTCATCGGCAGCCTGCTCGCGATCGCCGTGCAGTGCATCACCGACGTGCTGAGCGCGGCGGTCGTCACCTTCCTGACCATCGACCGCAGGATCCGGACCGAGGCCCTCGACCAGCGCATCGCGTCGCACCTGGACACCGGGCAGCCGGCCGACCCGTTCGCGCCGTCGGCACCGGTCGTCCGACCGCCGTGGCCGCAGCAGCAGTGGGCCGGGCAGCAGCAGCCCTGGGCCCAGCAGCAGCCGTGGGCCCAGCAGCAGCCGCAGCAGTGGCCCGGACAACAGCAGGCGCAGCAGCCCTGGCCCGGACAACAGCAACCGTGGCCGCACCACCCGCAGCAGCAGCAGCAGGGACAGCACCGTCCGCCGGACGGGACCGCATGACCGCGGTCGACCCCGACGAGGCCCGCCGCCTGCTCGAACGCGAACTCGATCGGCCCGCCTACGACGGCGCCCACGTGACCTGGTGGGACCGCGCGTCACGGACGTTCCTGGACTGGCTCGGGTCGCTCCGCGCCGACGGACTCGACTCCCCCGTCGCAGCCCGCACCGCCCTGGTGATCGCGGTCGTGGTGCTCGTCGCCGTCGTGGTGCTCGTGGTCGTCGCCCGCGGACTCCCCCGACGTCGCGCACGCAGCGGCACGGACGACACCGGCGGGGTGTTCGACGACGACGACCTCCGGTCCGCCCGGGAACTGCTCGACGCCGCCCGGTCCGCGATCCGCCGGGGCGACTGGTCGGCCGCGGTCCTCGACGGCTTCCGTGCGACCGCCCGCGGCCTCGGCGAGCGCGATCTCGTCCCCGACGTCCCCGGTGCCACCGCCCGGACCATCGCCGCCCGCGCAGCCGTCCCGTTCCCCGCCGAAGCCGCCGCGCTCGACGGCGCCGCCACGGCCTTCGACGCCGTCCGCTACCTCGGGCTCGACGCCGACGAGGCCACCGCCCGGCGGGTCCTCGACACCGAGCACGCCGTGCGCCAGGCCCGTCCGGCCAGGTCCGCGGGGCCGGTGGTGCCGGCATGAGCACCAGCACCGCCACCGCCACCGCCACGCCGCGCTCGGGCGCACCGGCACCGGAGCAGCCCGAGGGTCGCCGGTTCCGGTTCGGCTTCTGGGCCGCGATCGTGGTCGTCGGACTCGTGCTCGCCGTGCTCACCGCCGTGGTGCAGGGTGCCGAGGGCCCGGACCGCCGGCCGCTCGACCCGACGTCCACCACGGCGAGCGGATCGGCTGCGCTGGTCCGTGTCCTGGAGCAGCGGGGCACCTCCGTCCGGGTCACCGACCGTGCGGACGGGATCGACGGCGGCACGGTGTTCGTCGACGACTCCGACGGGGTCCTCGACCCCGCGGTCGCCGAGCGCATCGCCCGGACCGCGGAGCACGTGGTCCTGGTGGGTGTCGACTCCACGCCGTTCACGTCCTTCGGGCTCGACGTCACGACGGCGACGGTGCCCGGGGTCGGCGGCACCGTGTCGACCGAGTCCTGTGCGATCCCGGCCGCGGCCTCGGCAGCGCGGGTGTCCACCGACGGGTACGGCTACACGGTGGACGACCCCGACGCGGACCGGTGTGCGCCGACCGGCAACGGCGACGACCGGGCCTGGGGACTCGTCCGCGCGGCGACGCCCGGCGGTGACGTCACCCTGGTCGGCACCACGTCGGCCCTCCGCAACGACACGATCACGACCGCCGGGAACGCCGCGCTCGCCCTCGGGCTGCTCGGCGCTGACGACCGCCTCACCTGGTACACGCCGACCGTCGGCGCACCCGACGCGGCCCCGACGCTCGGCGAGCTCGCGCCGCCGTGGGTGCCGAGCGGCATCGCGCTGCTCGCCCTGGTCGCCGTCGCCGCCGCGGTGTGGCGCGGCCGCCGCCTCGGGCCGCTCGTCGTCGAACGGATGCCCGTCGTGGTCCGCGCCGCCGAGACCACCGAGGGCCGCGCCCGGATGTACGCCCGCACCCACGACCGCACCCATGCGCTGGACACCCTCCGCGTCGCCGCGGTGCGCCGGATCGGTCGGCTGCTCGGACTCCCCCGCTCCGCGCACGTCGACGACGTCGTCCGCGCCGCAGCCCGCGCGACCGGCATCCCCCACGACCGCGTCGGCGCCGTCCTCGTCGGCGGTCCGACCACCGACGACAGCACCCTCGTCGAGGGCACGAGGGCACTCGACGACCTCGAACGGGCCGTCCGACGATCCGCCTCGGGCGACCGTCCCAGCACCGACCACGACCGACCAGGAGCACGACCGTGACCGACCTGCCAGCAGCCCCCGACCAGCACGACCGACCCCGGCAGGACCCCGTCCCGGGCGACGCCGGCCTGCGCGACGCCTTCGGGCGCGTCCGGGCCGAGGTCGCCAAGGCCGTCGTCGGACAGGAGGGCGCGGTGTCCGGCATGATCGTCGGACTCCTGGCGCAGGGGCACGTGCTGCTCGAGGGCGTTCCCGGTGTCGCCAAGACCCTGCTCGTCCGCAGCCTGGCCGCCGCGATGTCCCTCGACACCAAGCGGATCCAGTTCACGCCGGACCTGATGCCCGGCGACGTCACCGGATCGCTCGTGTACGACGCCTCCACCGGGACGTTCCCGTTCCGCGAGGGCCCCGTCTTCACCAACGTGCTGCTCGCCGACGAGGTGAACCGCACGCCCCCGAAGACCCAGTCCGCCCTGCTCGAGGCCATGGAGGAGCGCCAGGTCAGCGTGGACGGCGACGCCCGGCTGCTGCCCGACCCGTTCTTCGTGGCCGCGACGATGAACCCGATCGAGTTCGAGGGCACGTACACGCTCCCCGAAGCGCAGCTCGACCGCTTCCTGATGAAGCTGACGCTCGACATCCCGCCGCGCGACGTGGAGTGGCAGGTCCTCCGCCGGCACGCCGACGGCTTCGTGCCGCGAGACGTCCGGTCGGCCGGCATCACCCCCGTGGTCGGCGTCGACGAGGTCCTCGCCGCGCAGCGCGCCGTCCGTGCCGTCGGTGCCCGCGACGACGTGCTGGCGTACATCGTCGACCTCGCCCGCGCCACCCGCCAGGCACCGTCCGTCCGGGTCGGGGTCAGCCCGCGCGGTGCGACGGCCCTGCTCGCCGCGGCGAAGGCCTGGGCGTGGCTCACCGGCTACGACGCCATCACGCCCGACCACGTGCAGGCGATGACCCTGCCGGTCTGGCGGCACCGGCTCCGGGTGGCCGCCGACGCCGAGCTCGAGGGCGTCGGCGCCGACGGGGTGCTCCAGCAGGTGCTCGAGCAGGTG of the Curtobacterium sp. TC1 genome contains:
- a CDS encoding AAA family ATPase; this translates as MPAAPDQHDRPRQDPVPGDAGLRDAFGRVRAEVAKAVVGQEGAVSGMIVGLLAQGHVLLEGVPGVAKTLLVRSLAAAMSLDTKRIQFTPDLMPGDVTGSLVYDASTGTFPFREGPVFTNVLLADEVNRTPPKTQSALLEAMEERQVSVDGDARLLPDPFFVAATMNPIEFEGTYTLPEAQLDRFLMKLTLDIPPRDVEWQVLRRHADGFVPRDVRSAGITPVVGVDEVLAAQRAVRAVGARDDVLAYIVDLARATRQAPSVRVGVSPRGATALLAAAKAWAWLTGYDAITPDHVQAMTLPVWRHRLRVAADAELEGVGADGVLQQVLEQVRVPI
- a CDS encoding DUF4350 domain-containing protein, which translates into the protein MSTSTATATATPRSGAPAPEQPEGRRFRFGFWAAIVVVGLVLAVLTAVVQGAEGPDRRPLDPTSTTASGSAALVRVLEQRGTSVRVTDRADGIDGGTVFVDDSDGVLDPAVAERIARTAEHVVLVGVDSTPFTSFGLDVTTATVPGVGGTVSTESCAIPAAASAARVSTDGYGYTVDDPDADRCAPTGNGDDRAWGLVRAATPGGDVTLVGTTSALRNDTITTAGNAALALGLLGADDRLTWYTPTVGAPDAAPTLGELAPPWVPSGIALLALVAVAAAVWRGRRLGPLVVERMPVVVRAAETTEGRARMYARTHDRTHALDTLRVAAVRRIGRLLGLPRSAHVDDVVRAAARATGIPHDRVGAVLVGGPTTDDSTLVEGTRALDDLERAVRRSASGDRPSTDHDRPGARP